One stretch of Niallia sp. XMNu-256 DNA includes these proteins:
- the gabT gene encoding 4-aminobutyrate--2-oxoglutarate transaminase, which produces MKATTFLTTKELQEKRQKYVARGVSNGNLNFAQKASGATVIDMDGNEWIDFAGAIGTLNVGHSHPKVTAAVKDQVDRFLHPGFNVIMYDSYIHLAEKLCQITPGDYEKQAIFFNSGAEAVENAIKMSRRYTGRQAVVSFIRGYHGRTNLTMGMTSKVKPYKFGFGPFAPEIYQAPLPYMYHKPEGMADEAYIDMKIEEFKDFFIATVAPETVACVVMEPIQGEGGFIIPPKKFVQAVSDFCIEHGIVFVADEIQTGFGRTGRLFAIDHFNVTPDLITVSKSLAAGLPLSGVVGRKEILDVADPGELGGTYAGSPVACAAALAVIDIVEEENLVEKSETLGQKMEVKLKELAEKHDYIGDIRRLGAMVAVELVEGRLSKKPNKTKTAEIVKYANHNGLLLLSAGLKGNVIRFLAPLVITDEELSKGLAILEKAFQ; this is translated from the coding sequence ATGAAGGCGACGACTTTTTTAACCACAAAAGAATTACAAGAAAAAAGACAAAAATATGTTGCTAGAGGGGTAAGCAATGGAAATCTAAATTTTGCTCAAAAGGCTTCAGGAGCAACAGTGATTGATATGGATGGAAATGAATGGATTGATTTCGCCGGTGCGATTGGTACGTTGAATGTGGGCCATAGCCACCCTAAAGTAACAGCCGCAGTGAAAGACCAAGTGGATAGGTTTTTGCATCCTGGGTTTAATGTCATTATGTATGATAGCTACATCCATCTTGCTGAAAAGTTATGCCAGATCACACCTGGTGATTATGAAAAGCAGGCCATATTCTTTAACTCAGGTGCCGAAGCGGTTGAAAATGCGATTAAGATGTCTCGCCGTTATACTGGACGTCAAGCGGTTGTTTCATTTATTCGTGGCTATCATGGAAGAACAAATTTGACAATGGGAATGACAAGTAAGGTTAAACCATACAAGTTTGGATTTGGTCCATTCGCTCCTGAAATTTATCAAGCCCCACTCCCTTACATGTATCATAAGCCTGAGGGCATGGCAGATGAAGCGTATATTGACATGAAAATTGAAGAGTTTAAAGACTTTTTCATTGCGACAGTAGCTCCTGAAACCGTTGCTTGCGTCGTGATGGAGCCGATTCAAGGGGAAGGTGGATTTATCATCCCACCGAAAAAATTCGTTCAAGCGGTAAGCGATTTTTGTATAGAGCATGGCATTGTCTTTGTTGCAGATGAAATCCAAACAGGGTTTGGTCGTACAGGAAGACTATTTGCCATCGACCATTTTAACGTAACCCCTGATTTAATCACTGTTTCGAAATCATTAGCAGCAGGACTGCCATTGAGCGGAGTTGTAGGTAGAAAAGAAATCCTTGATGTTGCTGACCCCGGTGAACTAGGTGGAACTTATGCGGGAAGCCCGGTTGCTTGTGCTGCTGCTTTGGCTGTCATTGACATCGTGGAAGAAGAGAATTTGGTTGAGAAATCTGAAACTCTTGGACAAAAAATGGAAGTTAAACTTAAAGAATTAGCAGAAAAACATGATTACATCGGTGATATTCGTCGATTAGGAGCCATGGTTGCAGTGGAACTTGTTGAGGGTCGCCTAAGCAAAAAGCCGAATAAAACCAAAACAGCTGAAATTGTTAAATATGCAAATCATAACGGTTTATTGCTCCTGTCTGCCGGACTGAAAGGCAATGTGATTCGATTTTTAGCCCCACTAGTGATTACAGATGAAGAACTTTCAAAAGGATTGGCTATATTAGAAAAAGCCTTTCAATAA
- a CDS encoding NAD-dependent succinate-semialdehyde dehydrogenase — MSKEIIVKNPATGEIVKEVKINSEEEINEAIKQGHDSFKKWSKVNAHERSRLLSNWSRIIQEHKEEIAEMMTLENGKPLSESRGEVDYATSYIDWYAEEAKRIYGRTVPASTETKRIIVSKQPIGLVAAITPWNFPAAMMTRKAAPALAAGCPFIVKPAVETPLTTMRLVELAHEAGIPTDVIQYVNGSGSVVGRIFTSSEYIRKITFTGSTPVGKQLIKESAETVKHVTMELGGHAPLIVAEDADLDFAIKQTMATKFRNAGQTCVCANRIIVHENIADAFSKKLAEEASKLKVGNGFDQDTQVGPIINEKGFSKIVAQIEDAIEKGAEVLAGNQYKADKEAGYFFIHPTVLINVNLDMVIMQEETFGPVAPIITFKTLEEAVEIANNTPFGLAAYFFTNNYKTGTYLHDHLDYGIIGWNDGAPSGAHIPFGGMKESGLGREGGVEGIEPYLETKYLSVGNL, encoded by the coding sequence ATGAGCAAAGAAATTATTGTAAAAAATCCGGCTACGGGTGAGATTGTTAAAGAGGTAAAAATCAATTCAGAAGAAGAAATCAATGAAGCGATAAAGCAAGGGCATGATAGTTTTAAAAAATGGTCAAAAGTGAATGCACATGAACGCTCCCGGTTATTATCAAACTGGTCGCGCATCATTCAAGAGCATAAAGAAGAAATCGCGGAAATGATGACTTTAGAAAACGGTAAGCCTTTGTCAGAATCACGTGGAGAAGTGGATTATGCAACAAGCTACATCGATTGGTATGCAGAGGAAGCGAAAAGAATTTATGGTCGCACGGTTCCAGCCTCGACCGAAACAAAGCGAATCATAGTCAGTAAACAACCGATTGGGTTAGTAGCAGCGATCACGCCGTGGAATTTTCCGGCAGCGATGATGACGAGAAAAGCTGCCCCTGCTTTAGCCGCCGGCTGTCCATTTATCGTAAAACCAGCTGTAGAGACCCCATTAACTACGATGAGATTAGTAGAGCTTGCCCATGAAGCAGGAATTCCGACGGATGTGATTCAGTATGTAAATGGATCTGGGTCTGTTGTTGGGCGAATTTTTACAAGCAGTGAATATATTAGAAAAATTACGTTTACAGGCTCAACACCGGTCGGAAAGCAATTAATAAAGGAAAGTGCGGAAACGGTAAAGCATGTAACAATGGAATTGGGAGGCCATGCTCCTCTTATCGTAGCGGAGGATGCTGATCTCGACTTTGCTATTAAACAAACGATGGCAACGAAGTTTAGAAACGCCGGCCAGACATGTGTATGTGCAAACCGCATCATTGTTCATGAAAATATTGCTGATGCGTTTTCTAAAAAATTAGCGGAGGAAGCAAGTAAATTAAAAGTAGGAAATGGATTTGATCAAGATACACAAGTAGGGCCCATTATTAATGAAAAAGGTTTTTCAAAAATTGTTGCTCAAATTGAAGATGCGATTGAGAAAGGAGCAGAAGTGCTGGCAGGAAACCAATACAAGGCCGATAAGGAAGCAGGTTATTTCTTTATCCATCCTACCGTATTGATAAATGTTAACCTTGACATGGTGATCATGCAGGAAGAAACGTTTGGTCCTGTTGCTCCAATCATTACTTTTAAGACGTTGGAGGAAGCGGTAGAAATTGCAAATAATACTCCATTTGGTCTTGCCGCTTATTTCTTCACAAACAACTATAAAACCGGAACGTACTTGCATGATCATTTAGATTACGGAATTATTGGCTGGAATGATGGGGCTCCTTCAGGTGCTCATATCCCATTTGGAGGAATGAAAGAAAGTGGATTAGGTCGTGAAGGCGGCGTTGAAGGGATTGAGCCATACCTAGAAACAAAGTACTTATCTGTTGGTAATTTATAA
- a CDS encoding LLM class flavin-dependent oxidoreductase, giving the protein MKKKRIYLNAFDMNCAVLYSPGLWTHPTDKSSTYKDAEYWTHLAKVLEKGRFDAIFLADVLGIYDVYQGSRNAAVQQGAQVPVNDPAFVVPIMAQVTKHLGFGLTASTSYEHPYIFARRMSTLDHLTKGRIGWNVVTSYLNSAAVNIGLDQQISHSERYEMADEYMEVVYKLWEGSWEEDAVLVDKERKIYADPEKVHGIRHEGKYFNVPGAHLSEPSPQRTPVIFQAGASSRGRKFAAKHAELVFISAPTAEITKKTVDSIREEAKRAGRNPNEIKILSSLTPILGRTQKEAEEKYEDYQKHISYEGAMALLGGWTGIDFSAYDPDDKIEYVDSDAMRSVVENFTKVDPNKQWTVRELANFVGIGSVGHVEVGTPEKVADTMEKWIDEVGIDGFNISYAVTPGTFEEFVDGVVPILQERGLVRKEYEEGTFRNNLFGYDRLPDDHTGAQYRKIHSKLEV; this is encoded by the coding sequence ATGAAAAAAAAGAGAATCTATTTAAATGCATTTGATATGAATTGTGCGGTCCTTTATTCACCGGGATTATGGACGCATCCTACTGATAAGTCCTCAACTTATAAAGATGCCGAATATTGGACACATTTGGCTAAAGTATTAGAAAAGGGTCGATTTGATGCTATTTTTCTAGCAGATGTTTTAGGGATATATGATGTTTATCAAGGATCACGTAATGCGGCAGTTCAACAAGGAGCCCAAGTTCCAGTTAATGACCCTGCCTTTGTAGTTCCTATTATGGCTCAGGTGACAAAACATTTAGGTTTTGGTTTAACAGCTTCTACAAGTTATGAACATCCATACATTTTTGCAAGACGTATGTCGACACTAGACCATTTAACGAAAGGTCGAATCGGTTGGAATGTGGTTACCTCTTATTTAAACAGTGCTGCTGTAAATATCGGTTTAGATCAGCAAATTAGTCATTCGGAACGTTATGAAATGGCAGATGAATATATGGAAGTAGTTTATAAATTATGGGAGGGGAGTTGGGAGGAAGACGCGGTTCTCGTAGATAAGGAAAGAAAAATATATGCCGATCCCGAAAAAGTACATGGCATTAGACATGAAGGAAAATACTTTAATGTTCCTGGAGCGCATTTAAGTGAGCCTTCGCCACAAAGAACACCGGTTATTTTTCAGGCTGGAGCTTCAAGCCGTGGGAGGAAGTTTGCTGCGAAACATGCTGAGCTTGTATTTATTAGTGCTCCTACAGCAGAAATTACGAAAAAAACCGTAGATTCTATAAGAGAAGAAGCAAAACGTGCGGGACGTAATCCAAATGAAATTAAAATCCTTTCATCACTTACACCGATATTAGGTCGTACACAGAAAGAAGCGGAAGAAAAATATGAGGACTACCAAAAACATATAAGTTACGAAGGTGCCATGGCACTGTTAGGTGGCTGGACTGGTATTGATTTTTCAGCATATGACCCAGATGACAAAATTGAATATGTAGATAGTGATGCAATGAGGTCTGTCGTTGAAAACTTTACAAAAGTTGATCCGAATAAACAATGGACAGTAAGAGAATTAGCAAATTTTGTAGGGATTGGTTCTGTCGGTCATGTTGAAGTAGGTACGCCAGAAAAAGTCGCAGATACAATGGAAAAGTGGATCGATGAAGTGGGGATTGATGGGTTTAATATTTCTTATGCAGTCACACCAGGAACCTTTGAAGAATTTGTGGATGGCGTCGTTCCTATTCTGCAAGAGCGTGGCCTCGTTAGAAAAGAGTACGAAGAAGGTACTTTCCGTAACAATCTGTTTGGATATGACCGTTTACCAGACGATCATACTGGAGCTCAATATCGTAAGATTCACTCGAAATTAGAAGTATAA
- a CDS encoding sodium:solute symporter family protein, with translation MNIIPLLMIFLFFAVMLFIIRKNLGVRSFEDYATANRSFGFFALTFSVLATWIVGAMYTAWAGMAITYGYTALYCAAYAIITMIVMYYLAPKTYIWGAKYGIKTQSELLGFRYQSKTVRMLTGIWGIVFTIPWLIVEIVTQGYVFAYATGGLISQFWGMVIGIIVVAVFVSLGGMRSVITANVFQGLILIFGGTALMIYFVYKYFGGFASGFEMVVNEYPEMLTYPGPGWNPPTPYWTSIVILSGIGGFLWPWAYNKLFASDSIRTIKISALLAPIIYVIFFSIFVFTAIFIHSYDETLADVQGAFLWIASESGPIALGILGVVIMASSVGTVSGILQAISTTVSRDIAQVIKRNISDKKAVNIARISVVFISLISLLFGTADLGLMVFLALFTYDGITLLFPVVILGLFWKRANKEGAIIGLIAGTALSMFLRFFNPNFIDSWGWQPGVYGLILSFIIMIVAGYMKKPSVFAEKLWEDTEDTYTQNVSEPSSNPKSAIL, from the coding sequence TTGAACATTATTCCGTTATTAATGATTTTTCTTTTCTTTGCAGTGATGCTATTCATCATACGGAAAAATTTAGGTGTTCGTTCTTTTGAAGATTATGCAACAGCAAACAGGTCTTTTGGTTTTTTTGCTTTAACCTTTTCCGTTTTAGCAACATGGATTGTTGGAGCAATGTATACGGCTTGGGCGGGCATGGCTATCACTTATGGATATACCGCTTTATATTGTGCAGCTTACGCAATCATAACCATGATTGTCATGTATTATTTAGCTCCAAAAACATATATATGGGGTGCCAAGTATGGAATTAAAACTCAATCTGAATTATTAGGATTTAGGTATCAAAGTAAGACTGTACGAATGCTAACTGGGATTTGGGGTATAGTATTTACGATTCCTTGGTTAATCGTTGAAATTGTAACTCAGGGATATGTTTTTGCATATGCTACCGGTGGTCTGATTAGTCAGTTTTGGGGTATGGTCATAGGAATAATTGTGGTTGCTGTATTTGTTTCGCTAGGAGGTATGAGGTCTGTAATAACAGCGAATGTTTTTCAGGGTTTAATACTAATATTTGGCGGCACTGCCCTGATGATTTACTTTGTATATAAATATTTTGGTGGCTTTGCGTCAGGATTTGAAATGGTCGTTAATGAGTATCCTGAGATGCTTACATATCCCGGTCCCGGTTGGAACCCACCAACTCCATATTGGACATCTATTGTGATTTTAAGTGGCATAGGTGGATTTTTGTGGCCATGGGCATACAATAAGTTGTTTGCAAGTGATAGCATACGGACAATAAAGATTTCTGCTTTGCTCGCACCCATTATATACGTAATTTTCTTTTCTATTTTTGTCTTTACTGCTATATTTATTCATTCATACGATGAAACTCTTGCTGATGTGCAAGGTGCTTTTTTATGGATAGCCAGTGAATCCGGTCCGATAGCACTCGGAATTCTAGGTGTAGTTATTATGGCAAGTAGTGTTGGAACCGTTAGTGGGATCCTACAGGCAATTAGTACAACTGTTTCAAGAGATATAGCACAAGTGATAAAAAGGAATATTTCAGATAAAAAAGCGGTAAATATAGCAAGGATATCCGTGGTTTTTATTTCGCTTATTTCTTTACTTTTCGGTACCGCTGATTTAGGATTAATGGTTTTTCTTGCGTTATTTACTTATGATGGAATAACCTTGCTATTTCCTGTTGTTATTTTAGGCTTGTTTTGGAAACGGGCCAATAAAGAAGGAGCCATAATAGGCTTGATTGCAGGTACGGCATTATCTATGTTCCTTCGCTTCTTTAATCCTAACTTCATTGATAGTTGGGGTTGGCAGCCGGGTGTTTATGGCTTAATTCTAAGCTTTATCATAATGATCGTTGCCGGATATATGAAAAAACCAAGTGTATTTGCGGAAAAACTATGGGAAGATACAGAGGACACTTACACACAAAATGTAAGCGAGCCTTCATCCAATCCAAAATCCGCTATTTTATAG
- a CDS encoding ArgE/DapE family deacylase — translation MKQFTEEEKIKILSDIIAMKSVNENEIEVANYLKDLFSQYGIDSKIVPVTDTRVNLVAEIGSGSPVIGISGHMDVVSPGNESEWTSDPFTMTERDGKLYGRGTNDMKAGLINLALVMIELKENNELTKGTVRFMATTGEEVGGAGSKKLYEEGYMEDVDYLWVAEPSHDTIIYSHKGSLNLRVTSIGEAAHSSMPDQGYNAINPLMKYLLEMDEKLNGDERKNEVLGKLVMSTTIFNAGNQVNSVPEKAEAQINVRTISEFDNDEVIELFNTTADKYNKEEGSKINVEVTMSLPSVFTTGQSDMVDLTKELGKKHLGLEISVKGSPGVTDASNLLRGKDENFPFMMFGPGETKMAHKTDEYVYKKYYFAFFDIYKELILGLTK, via the coding sequence ATGAAACAGTTTACAGAAGAAGAAAAGATAAAGATTTTATCGGATATTATCGCGATGAAATCTGTGAATGAAAACGAAATCGAAGTAGCCAATTACTTGAAAGATTTATTTTCCCAATATGGCATTGATTCTAAAATTGTTCCCGTTACAGACACTCGCGTTAACTTAGTAGCTGAAATTGGAAGCGGAAGTCCAGTCATAGGCATTTCTGGACATATGGATGTCGTGTCTCCTGGTAATGAAAGTGAGTGGACTTCAGATCCGTTCACTATGACAGAAAGAGACGGAAAATTATACGGACGTGGCACCAATGACATGAAAGCAGGCTTAATCAACCTTGCTTTAGTGATGATCGAACTCAAAGAAAATAATGAACTAACAAAGGGTACGGTCCGTTTTATGGCAACGACTGGAGAAGAAGTCGGCGGCGCAGGTTCTAAAAAATTATACGAGGAAGGCTATATGGAGGATGTTGATTATCTATGGGTAGCCGAACCTTCTCATGACACAATCATTTACTCGCACAAAGGATCACTTAACCTGCGTGTAACGTCCATTGGTGAAGCAGCGCACAGTTCAATGCCTGACCAAGGGTATAACGCCATTAATCCATTGATGAAATATTTATTAGAAATGGACGAAAAATTGAATGGCGATGAGCGTAAAAATGAAGTTCTCGGTAAATTGGTGATGAGTACGACGATTTTTAATGCAGGAAACCAAGTCAACTCCGTTCCAGAAAAGGCAGAAGCCCAAATCAACGTGCGGACGATTTCAGAATTTGATAACGATGAAGTGATTGAATTATTCAACACAACCGCTGACAAATACAATAAAGAAGAAGGCTCTAAAATCAATGTTGAAGTGACCATGTCATTACCAAGTGTTTTCACTACAGGACAGTCTGATATGGTTGACCTTACGAAAGAACTCGGCAAAAAACATCTAGGTTTAGAGATTTCTGTTAAAGGTTCGCCAGGGGTAACGGACGCATCCAACTTATTACGAGGAAAAGATGAAAACTTCCCATTCATGATGTTCGGCCCAGGCGAAACAAAAATGGCCCACAAAACAGACGAATACGTCTACAAAAAATACTACTTCGCATTCTTCGACATCTATAAAGAACTAATCTTAGGTTTAACAAAATGA
- a CDS encoding DUF3243 domain-containing protein, translating to MEKQLDAQKIENQVNKNEEVLSSFDEFKEYLSGKVNLGENLGMDEEQLAKSAQKVADYLADKVPPKNSEERLLQELWKVGTEEEQHKLAHMLVRLVKQS from the coding sequence ATGGAAAAACAGTTAGATGCGCAGAAGATTGAAAATCAAGTTAATAAAAACGAAGAAGTCTTATCAAGCTTTGATGAGTTCAAAGAATATCTTAGTGGAAAAGTGAATTTAGGAGAAAATCTAGGGATGGACGAAGAGCAGCTAGCCAAGTCGGCTCAAAAAGTAGCCGATTACCTTGCGGATAAGGTGCCGCCTAAAAATTCAGAGGAGCGTTTATTACAGGAACTTTGGAAAGTCGGGACTGAGGAAGAGCAGCATAAACTGGCTCATATGCTTGTCCGTTTAGTGAAGCAATCCTAG
- a CDS encoding amidohydrolase family protein: protein MKKFINANIYGDPESHELLVENGQFKAIGNDLFDADEVIDLKGNLVLPPYVDPHLHLDYIFSGLGEGNANVSGTLFEGIQRWSDNKKSLTEETVRERAIKGIQKEMSHGVQFIRTHVDITDPNLTGMKALIKLREELKDIVTLQLVAFPQEGFFRYRGAEQLMEEALKMGADVAGGIPHFEISYEHGVESLKRIVDMAINFNVMIDIHCDENDDPNSRFLEVLNALVMEKDYGPYTTASHTCSFGSVENSYANKMLGLFKESQINFISCPTENAHLQGRGDTYPKRRGLTRVKELLNNGNNVAFAQDSIADYWYPLGNGNMMNILDNGIHLAHYTHIDEINKAFDLITYNGANIMRVNDEYGIEAGKPANFIVLDAKDAYEAIRERAEVLASIRNGEYLFKREPRRNEIEIDFLKQS from the coding sequence ATGAAAAAGTTTATTAATGCGAATATATACGGAGATCCAGAATCTCATGAATTATTAGTGGAAAACGGTCAATTTAAAGCAATAGGTAATGATTTATTCGACGCAGATGAAGTGATTGATTTGAAAGGCAATTTGGTGTTGCCGCCTTATGTTGACCCTCATTTACACTTAGATTACATCTTTTCAGGGCTAGGCGAAGGAAATGCAAATGTTTCAGGAACGTTATTTGAAGGGATCCAGCGTTGGAGTGATAATAAAAAATCATTGACTGAAGAAACAGTACGTGAACGTGCGATTAAAGGAATTCAAAAAGAAATGAGCCATGGGGTTCAATTTATTCGCACACATGTAGATATTACGGATCCTAATCTAACAGGGATGAAGGCTTTAATTAAGTTGCGTGAAGAATTGAAAGATATTGTTACATTACAACTTGTAGCATTCCCTCAAGAGGGATTCTTTAGATATAGAGGTGCCGAACAGTTAATGGAAGAGGCACTTAAAATGGGTGCTGACGTAGCTGGTGGAATTCCTCACTTTGAAATTTCATATGAACATGGGGTTGAGTCATTAAAACGGATTGTAGATATGGCAATAAATTTTAACGTCATGATTGATATTCATTGTGATGAGAACGATGATCCAAATAGTCGATTTTTAGAAGTGTTAAATGCGCTTGTAATGGAAAAAGACTATGGTCCATACACAACAGCAAGCCATACATGCAGTTTTGGTTCGGTAGAAAACAGTTATGCAAATAAAATGCTAGGTTTATTTAAAGAGTCACAAATTAACTTTATTTCTTGCCCAACTGAAAACGCCCACTTACAAGGACGGGGCGATACTTATCCGAAACGCCGGGGCTTAACACGGGTAAAAGAGTTGTTGAATAATGGAAATAATGTCGCTTTTGCCCAGGATTCGATTGCAGATTACTGGTATCCCTTAGGTAATGGAAATATGATGAACATTTTAGACAATGGGATTCATTTAGCACATTATACACATATTGATGAAATCAACAAGGCGTTCGACTTAATTACATACAACGGCGCAAACATTATGAGAGTTAACGATGAGTATGGCATCGAAGCCGGAAAGCCAGCCAACTTTATCGTTTTAGATGCAAAAGATGCATATGAAGCCATTCGTGAGCGTGCAGAAGTGCTTGCATCCATTCGTAATGGTGAATATCTGTTTAAACGTGAGCCACGGAGAAATGAAATTGAGATAGATTTCTTGAAACAATCATAA